The Candidatus Methylomirabilota bacterium genomic interval CGCGCTTCCACGGATACTCCTGTTGGTAGACATAAAAGACAGACCGCGACTCCCGTAGGAGTACCCCGGTCCTTTCCCACTCCTGAAAGTAGCGGTGCGCTCGAAGATACCGATTCTCTGCCTCGCCATCACCCGCGCGGTCCTCCCCGAGGATGAGACGGACGACGTTGTGCGGATGTCGTAAGTGAAGCTCATGTCGCAAATCGTCGGGGATCACGTCGTAAGGAGGAGACACGACCGCTGCCAGATCCCCGATCTTCTCCACATCGTAGCGACACCCTTGAAACGGAAAGACGCGAGCCACGCTAGCCTCTCCTCAGGAGCGGTCCATTCGCCTGAGGGCCTCGACCCGGCGGGTGGCTGCGCGGTCGGTTCCGATGACTCCAACCCTCAATCGCTCGGGCATGCTTCCACTCTCCCCATGCAAAATTCCCGCCAGCCTCGAACTCCATCCCTTCAGTACCACAGCCGAAATTTGGCCCTCCCCCTGCTTTGAGCCTGGAGGGTAATCCTCCCCCCCATTGGCAGAATCACATTCTCGGTGCCGTGTCCGCTCGGGAAGGTTGCAAAGCATGGAACGTCGACCTCCTGGGCGAATCGAGAGAGGACATCCGTGACCGAGAAACTGGGCCGCTTCTTGCGGGGCCCGCAGGCCACCATCTGTCCGAAGACAATTCCCTTGACGCCCTCCGTTTTCCCGGCAAGCCTGAGCTGGGTCAGCATCCGGTCGATCCGGTATGGTTCTTCATTCACTTCTTCCAGAAAAAGGACCTTTCCCTTTGTCTCGATGGCAAACGGGGTCCCGAGGGAGAAGGTAACCAGGCTGAGATTTCCTCCGGTGAGCTCTCCACCAATCATGGTTCGTCGGGAGAGAAACCGGCCCGAGATCGTCCCCCCAAAACCCCCACCATCCAAAAGCA includes:
- a CDS encoding LD-carboxypeptidase, which translates into the protein MKKRPRPLRSGDVVAVVAPSSPVVRGRLRQGLRSLERMGLRVLEAPHLYDRWGFLAGADKDRAAALQEMFLRKEVKGIFCARGGYGAGRLLPYLDLDLIRQYPKVFLGSSDATALHLALTQHAGLITFHGPMVEPGFSQRMRPLTLRSFQTLLLDGGGFGGTISGRFLSRRTMIGGELTGGNLSLVTFSLGTPFAIETKGKVLFLEEVNEEPYRIDRMLTQLRLAGKTEGVKGIVFGQMVACGPRKKRPSFSVTDVLSRFAQEVDVPCFATFPSGHGTENVILPMGGRITLQAQSRGRAKFRLWY